A genome region from Indicator indicator isolate 239-I01 chromosome 24, UM_Iind_1.1, whole genome shotgun sequence includes the following:
- the HRH3 gene encoding histamine H3 receptor, with amino-acid sequence MESGGGLNGSAATTTTGRFAAGGTAALAALMALLIAVTVAGNALVMLAFVADSSLRTQNNFFLLNLAISDFLVGAFCIPLYVPYVLTGRWIFGRSLCKLWLVVDYLLCTSSVFNIVLISYDRFLSVTRAVAYRAQQGNTRRAVLKMVMVWVLAFLLYGPAIISWEYISGQSIIPAGECYVEFFYNWYFLMTASTLEFFTPFISVMFFNLSIYLNIQKRTKMRLDILHEVHNQSFTEEMETSPEAKLSLKCCKWEQKEPAETLDPSKSKAQAAVSTASLDAKDLLSTNSESSGKSKCCNKKSCKNSASTLSLEKRVKIASQSMTQRFRLSRDKKVAKSLAVIVGIFGICWAPYTLLMIIRAGCHGHCISDLWYETSFWLLWINSAVNPVLYPLCHNSFRRAFIKLLCPKKLKVEPHDPLQKCQK; translated from the exons ATGGAGAGCGGCGGGGGGCTGAACGGCTCCGCCGCTACCACCACCACCGGGCGCTTCGCCGCCGGCGGCACAGCTGCTCTGGCCGCGCTGATGGCCCTGCTGATCGCCGTCACCGTCGCCGGTAACGCGCTGGTGATGCTTGCCTTCGTAGCGGACTCCAGCCTGCGCACccagaacaacttcttcctcctcaacctGGCCATCTCGGATTTCCTAGTAG GTGCCTTCTGCATTCCCTTGTATGTGCCATATGTGCTGACGGGGAGATGGATCTTCGGGAGAAGCCTCTGCAAACTCTGGCTGGTAGTTGATTACCTGCTCTGCACCTCTTCAGTCTTCAACATTGTATTGATTAGCTATGACAGATTCCTCTCAGTGACAAGAGCG GTCGCCTACAGAGCCCAGCAAGGCAACACCAGGCGAGCAGTGCTGAAGATGGTGATGGTGTGGGTCCTGGCGTTCCTACTCTACGGGCCTGCCATTATCAGCTGGGAGTACATATCAGGCCAGAGCATCATACCTGCTGGGGAATGCTATGTTGAATTTTTCTACAACTGGTATTTCCTCATGACAGCCTCCACACTGGAGTTTTTCACCCCTTTCATCAGCGTGATGTTTTTCAACCTGAGCATTTACCTGAACATACAGAAGCGCACCAAAATGCGCCTGGATATCTTGCACGAAGTGCACAACCAGTCCTTCACTGAAGAGATGGAAACAAGTCCAGAAGCAAAGCTCTCTTTGAAATGCTGTAAGTGGGAGCAGAAGGAGCCAGCTGAAACCCTCGACCCCTCCAAGAGCAAAGCTCAAGCAGCAGTCTCCACGGCCAGTCTGGATGCCAAAGACCTGCTGTCAACAAACTCTGAGAGCTCTGGGAAATCCAAATGTTGCAACAAAAAGAGCTGTAAGAATTCAGCATCCACTCTGTCCTTAGAGAAGAGGGTGAAGATAGCATCCCAGAGCATGACTCAACGCTTCAGGCTCTCTAGAGACAAGAAAGTGGCTAAATCCCTGGCAGTCATTGTAGGTATTTTTGGGATTTGTTGGGCACCATACACTCTCCTGATGATCATCCGTGCTGGCTGCCACGGCCACTGCATCTCTGACTTGTGGTATGAGACCTCCTTTTGGCTGCTGTGGATCAACTCAGCTGTCAATCCTGTCCTGTATCCTCTCTGCCACAACAGCTTCAGAAGAGCTTTTATTAAACTCCTCTGTCCCAAGAAGCTAAAGGTTGAACCCCATGATCCCCTGCAGAAGTGCCAGAAGTGA